The Anopheles coluzzii chromosome 2, AcolN3, whole genome shotgun sequence genome window below encodes:
- the LOC120953352 gene encoding uncharacterized protein LOC120953352 isoform X1, with translation MMMHQSSRVVHQSTAPLRSISQQNAHRPGSAVPATNEASNSNPGKGSQHYAKFRNNRSASSSRVLGGHRSEIKIEPKVDCRRKIQPRLPNKGSSGVEDESFATARIPKMKLLKVNYVNLKKEEVENKQASEVDTIDLAAQSSNLDNHAMVLKQDIDTKSTSSTAIVVECKTKSPNNGKVVKNMTIDQLQPSTPLISKGENKDKRTSITSKDQDHNDGETGKSKYLVYKKHNGFGTNSSHTTESSSAGGKLQYINDSDIKIKALAKKKYGLLFENKKKSKLETVQYYFDSRGYERYVDNKLYGVINEKKNLDAHTAQSSSAVLTKTSDVQHKRLSWDVRQHNRPSMMRVINQSPAAKKCANVIMMNHQILTKPLSAEAPELLESGGLKQENCRMFKLQKSHTSTNLLTRHKSMNDIHRINQLFLDCKGDSNPASNISLSNRQNCNSTTNESCDPIRSNNMTADRETTTGHRFEKHRKSEPNKYLVHKRLSARYKTESNLTNTNTTEVTLPPVSPDNGNSYGLSGDDTISKRIRQIIKGQDHIGSTEGVDQLAEKSMNEAQKHGIGKGKNEEQQQVQVCSKKFQRLSKSKSTEKLIMDRNQIGDAAEGKEKNSKTSSTCGYKNCKFSNCPMSSSSSSSSASSTSSSVSCKTRARMEGGSEKVPSTAINNRPPPPDKLEIISNGKRTSVVSTDDGDMAKASKKESSACIKDQLVINNLLNSSTFNEKMNNATTTDIKHINDDSRVIITSKIKQIDLESNSMIIEKSLAQSPQNCRISSSRHKFWNHQNQRNIKLKNNPQTKAYDDKIDINNKIKNEENNSIKIFISSSTGANGNSCNVLLEPVSLISTTDVGDRSSSCSYASTSSCGSTGSESDKDDGYCDQSECSTIPDKQQPSSIVSTSSSTISSNSSCSNGSSTVCSESTHVSNVTCANSLPGGNGSATTITNSGGNRYTSKTSIRLGCDGSLFLNRNYLEEVEGPSSPVTSDLDGDDNENASSDFRECFNTVNVCCCAPKKPQTFAHRSSRLVSSIDMTNASSTGKSALACNLFTASAATDNNALQSDNALHNKNETCACVKKHRNSQNKIENYSSRPRSIEGPLDSGISISSDTAITSSDSDLNSQSQTDADERKLKRGHVLAELLETERIYVAEMGSILKGYKDEMLSEEMSSLVPPGLQGKSDILFGNLHELYTFHNDIFLKDLENCISTTELVALCFVQRRDTFFRLYSYYCQNIPRSERLRETLVDTHLFLQECQKKLGHKLPLAAYLLKPVQRITKYQLLLKDLLKFSDTGTCSRELQKALDCMLVVLKCVNDSMHQIAITGFPADLSQQGELLMQDSFQVWTESKKDLRLRLKTQNRHIFLYQKAMLFCKQGSKTGHNKSTYQFKHWLQMSQIGLTESVRGDSRRFEVWLQGRQEVHTIQATTIEIKNKWVAEIKRVLLNQLEELKGEKIKQYGLNHKPLRHMTSWDVPQAVQGTPNRILSSDQQPTLQANGIGIGGMVGLAQDVVTRIAHMNDDSLLNATGISCSSSEHDNQESNAWSSDYSNSEDEFTTVEDSVVPGHKFVSLADYCAMGNSEVSMKEAEVVELLKVGCAGWWFVKVIATGLEGWAPAAYLEPVARKNSRLRSARSQDRLNDH, from the exons ATGATGATGCATCAATCATCCCGTGTTGTACATCAATCTACGGCACCCCTTAGATCGATTtcacaacaaaacgcacatcGCCCGGGGTCGGCAGTGCCTGCGACAAATGAGGCGTCAAATAGTAACCCTGGGAAAGGGTCCCAGCATTACGCTAAGTTCCGAAACAATCGTAGCGCGAGCAGCAGCCGAGTGTTAGGTGGACACAGAAGTGAAATCAAGATAGAACCCAAGGTGGACTGCCGACGGAAAATCCAACCAAGATTACCGAACAAAGGCAGCAGCGGAGTTGAGGATGAATCCTTCGCTACCGCTAGGATCCCCAAAATGAAGCTGTTGAAAGTAAACTATGTGAAtttaaagaaagaagaagtCGAAAATAAGCAAGCGTCAGAGGTGGATACGATCGATCTAGCTGCACAATCTTCGAATCTGGATAATCATGCAATGGTTTTAAAGCAAGATATCGATACAAAAAGTACATCCTCCACAGCTATTGTCGTGGAGTGTAAAACAAAGAGTCCTAATAATGGAAAGGTAGTGAAGAACATGACAATTGATCAGTTGCAACCATCCACCCCATTGATAAGCAAAGGtgaaaataaagataaaagaACGTCAATAACCAGCAAAGACCAGGATCATAATGATGGAGAAACCGGCAAATCTAAATATTTGGTGTATAAAAAACATAATGGTTTTGGTACTAACTCATCGCACACAACGGAAAGTAGTTCGGCAGGTGGTAAATTGCAGTACATCAACGACTCGGACATCAAAATCAAGGcattggcgaaaaaaaaatacggattactgtttgaaaataagaagaaaagcaaactAGAAACGGTGCAATATTATTTCGACAGCCGCGGCTACGAGCGGTATGTAGACAACAAGTTATACGGAGTGATCAacgagaaaaagaacttggATGCGCACACTGCGCAATCTAGTTCTGCAGTTCTGACAAAGACTAGCGATGTTCAACATAAAAGACTCAGTTGGGATGTTAGGCAGCACAACAGACCCAGTATGATGCGTGTGATCAATCAATCGCCGGCGGCCAAAAAATGTGCCAACGTAATCATGATGAACCATCAAATATTGACAAAACCACTGAGTGCAGAGGCCCCAGAGCTGCTTGAAAGTGGAGGTTTGAAGCAGGAAAACTGTCGCATGTTCAAACTTCAGAAAAGCCATACGAGCACAAACTTACTTACGCGCCATAAGTCGATGAACGATATCCATCGCATCAATCAACTGTTCCTGGATTGCAAGGGGGATTCTAACCCTGCTTCAAATATTTCACTATCGAATCGTCAAAATTGTAATTCCACCACTAACGAAAGCTGCGATCCTATCCGCTCAAACAATATGACAGCAGACCGAGAAACTACTACAGGGCATCGGTTTGAGAAGCATAGGAAATCGGAGCCGAACAAATATCTAGTGCATAAACGATTAAGTGCCAGGTATAAAACAGAAAGTAATttaacaaatacaaatacaacAGAAGTAACGTTACCTCCCGTTTCACCGGATAATGGCAACTCGTATGGTTTATCCGGTGACGACACAATCAGCAAGCGCATTCGACAAATAATTAAAGGACAAGACCATATTGGCTCGACAGAGGGTGTTGATCAACTGGCAGAGAAAAGCATGAACGAGGCTCAGAAACATGGAATCGGCAAAGGGAAAAACGAGGAACAGCAACAGGTACAAGTGTGTTCCAAGAAATTTCAACGTTTGTCAAAGTCGAAATCCACTGAAAAGCTTATCATGGATAGAAACCAGATCGGGGATGCAGCAgaaggaaaggagaaaaacagTAAGACAAGCAGTACTTGTGGTTACAAGAACTGTAAATTTTCAAACTGTCCAATGTCTTCGTCATCTTCTTCATCCTCAGCCTCTTCGACCTCATCATCTGTCTCTTGCAAGACTAGAGCTAGGATGGAGGGCGGTAGCGAGAAGGTTCCGTCAACTGCCATCAATAACAGACCACCCCCACCAGATAAATTAGAAATAATTTCGAATGGCAAACGAACTTCGGTTGTGAGTACAGATGATGGCGATATGGCGAAGGCGAGCAAGAAGGAATCGTCCGCGTGTATAAAGGATCAGTTGGTAATTAATAACCTCCTTAACAGCAGCACGTTCaatgaaaaaatgaataatgcTACTACCACCGATATAAAGCATATTAATGATGATTCACGTGTTATTATTACTTCGAAGATAAAGCAAATAGATTTGGAGAGCAATAGCATGATCATTGAAAAATCCTTGGCTCAATCTCCCCAGAACTGCCGAATTTCATCGTCTCGCCATAAGTTTTGGAATCATCAAAATCAGCGCAACATTAAACTGAAAAACAATCCGCAAACAAAGGCTTACGACGACAAGATAGACATTAACAACAAGATAAAAAACGAAGAGAATAACAGCATCAAAatcttcatcagcagcagtaccgGCGCCAATGGAAACAGTTGTAACGTTTTACTAGAACCTGTATCGCTGATCTCTACTACGGACGTTGGCGATAGATCTTCTTCCTGTTCCTACGCATCCACCTCTTCTTGTGGCTCTACCGGGAGTGAATCCGATAAGGACGATGGTTACTGCGACCAGAGTGAATGTTCAACTATTCCCGACAAGCAGCAACCATCTTCGATTGTATCGACAAGCAGCAGTACCATCAGTAGCAATAGTAGCTGCAGTAACGGCAGCAGCACAGTTTGCAGCGAGTCCACACATGTTTCAAATGTTACCTGTGCAAACAGTTTACCGGGCGGTAACGGTTCAGCGACCACGATTACAAACAGTGGCGGAAATCGATACACTTCTAAAACAAGTATCCGTTTAGGATGTGATGGCTCGCTGTTCTTAAACCGGAACTATCTCGAAGAAGTTGAGGGACCTTCAAGCCCGGTAACGAGCGATTTGGATGGTGATGATAACGAAAATGCATCTAGTGATTTTCGAGAATGTTTTAACACTGTcaatgtttgttgttgtgcccCAAAAAAACCGCAAACATTTGCCCACCGTTCATCGCGTCTTGTCAGTTCGATAGATATGACAAATGCTAGCAGCACGGGAAAATCGGCTTTAGCATGCAACCTGTTTACAGCTTCGGCAGCAACAGACAACAATGCTTTGCAGAGTGATAATGCGTTACATAACAAGAATGAAACCTGTGCATGTGTCAAAAAGCACAGAAATTCTCAAAACAAG ATTGAAAATTATTCATCACGACCACGTTCGATTGAAGGACCCCTGGACTCGGGTATTTCGATTAGCAGCGATACGGCCATAACCAGCTCGGACAGTGATCTGAATTCGCAAAGTCAAACG GACGCTGACGAAAGAAAGCTGAAGAGAGGACACGTGCTAGCTGAACTTTTGGAAACGGAGCGTATATATGTCGCGGAAATGGGATCTATTTTAAAG GGCTATAAGGATGAAATGCTCTCGGAGGAAATGAGCTCATTGGTGCCGCCGGGTTTGCAAGGAAAGTCGGACATACTGTTTGGCAACTTGCATGAGCTGTACACCTTTCACAATGACATTTTCTTGAAGGATTTGGAAAATTGTATTTCCACCACAGAACTTGTTGCCCTTTGCTTCGTACAACGG CGAGATACGTTTTTCCGCCTCTACTCGTACTATTGCCAAAACATACCCCGGTCTGAACGTCTTCGGGAGACGCTCGTTGATACGCATCTGTTCCTGCAAGAATGCCAAAAGAAGCTCGGTCATAAACTGCCGTTGGCCGCTTATCTGCTAAAGCCGGTACAAAGAATTACAAAGTATCAACTTTTGCTTAAAGATTTGCTAAA GTTCAGCGATACTGGTACATGCTCGCGAGAGTTGCAGAAAGCATTGGATTGTATGTTGGTTGTATTAAAGTGTGTCAATGATTCAATGCACCAAATTGCAATAACGGGATTCCCG GCTGACCTATCCCAGCAAGGCGAACTACTGATGCAAGATTCGTTCCAAGTTTGGACGGAAAGTAAAAAGGACTTGCGGCTACGGCtgaaaacacaaaataggCACATTTTCTTGTATCAAAAAGCAATGCTATTTTGTAAACAAGGGTCGAAAACGGGGCACAACAAGAGTACTTATCAATTTAAACACTGGCTACAG ATGTCACAAATCGGTTTAACGGAATCCGTTCGCGGCGACTCTAGACGATTCGAGGTCTGGCTGCAAGGACGCCAAGAAGTGCATACTATACAAGCTACCACTatcgaaataaaaaacaaatgggTCGCTGAAATCAAGCGTGTTTTGCTGAACCAACTGGAAGAGCTAAAGGGTGAAAAAATCAAGCAATACGGCTTGAACCACAA ACCTTTGCGGCACATGACTTCATGGGACGTTCCACAAGCTGTGCAAGGAACACCGAACCGAATATTAAGCAGCGACCAACAGCCGACGTTGCAGGCTAACGGTATAGGCATAGGTGGAATGGTCGGCCTGGCACAGGACGTGGTCACACGGATAGCTCATATGAACGATGATAGTCTTCTAAACGCTACCGGAATCTCATGCTCCTCGTCCGAACACGATAACCAGGAAAGCAATGCATGGAGCTCCGACTACTCGAATAGCGAAGATGAGTTCACTACTGTAGAGGATAGTGTCGTGCCGGGGCACAAGTTTGTGTCATTGGCTGATTACTGTGCAATGGGAAATTCAGAAGTTTCTATGAAAGAGGCTGAAGTAGTGGAGCTGCTGAAAGTCGGCTGTGCAGGATGGTGGTTTGTGAAAGTGATCG CTACCGGCCTTGAAGGATGGGCTCCAGCAGCATACTTAGAGCCAGTGGCACGCAAAAATTCTCGCCTTAGAAGCGCGCGCAGCCAAGACCGACTGAACGACCactaa
- the LOC120953352 gene encoding uncharacterized protein LOC120953352 isoform X5, with protein MKFGNYNLTSTATEPCDNKRRHLSLFRPGKVKSTANYIVGKVHRRLGSIVSTRMSSSVVAGSRCLNDVVNVEHENIAQNEQLSAACFMKSFVSNGSESSSTLSYRASLFGEQDDMVAKGHREREITIPRFSPKDFPTSWIGKNTGLDSTLFDLQRKLCNGMLGSQQDDSAFQPFGSRAQLFHKNKSITGKHGILPFSNVEGAQLLPYSYHSLKSGSTLRRSAQNFGGSCPEIHAASDTMQSRKSYKSQRSSNVSNGNGSNRFRKSKIVQLLERNESEENDETVEMAILQEYFDTMSYTEIVKDRDFRNYLMKKRYLDIMEYIYNSSGASDNGQFSRAPSTMAPPSISASNNDCDSVKKEKLRAESVPSPTLPPQPPIRRYYSSNSNSQVFCRRNSSFEQYYHNQNQHYGTLNYHRTPGNHSFVSSRRLEKNRDQRDVPPYATLLRITKTKAPSRCQRTYRQIRAFCEKSLMKYSLNRSLNGSAMTLKKCKPARGYSEKQYRRVINDFVRQRGFSSADEYTRYHYGNFLRHKLVRTGNRRSKKRSSKEEKAEKEQYNAHQQLLYNSLPPPPYSSGDYHHAPLTPVSRESKATTPTARNLPTNLLFEFEPEKPSLACTSLPNVCDLICSDRFKNFDYVNQAMTLQRCRRGAESTTSAGFRLNDRRQIFLPVNSDGEEELLHRPASSFMPPDEELQLGEVIARSDQTNLPYIFDDIGVYETIRSRNKKELLRAEMRSRKESFINAAGEKYAGLSQQRQPTFRNSKMDVEYQNYDEHKHIGYKDEMLSEEMSSLVPPGLQGKSDILFGNLHELYTFHNDIFLKDLENCISTTELVALCFVQRRDTFFRLYSYYCQNIPRSERLRETLVDTHLFLQECQKKLGHKLPLAAYLLKPVQRITKYQLLLKDLLKFSDTGTCSRELQKALDCMLVVLKCVNDSMHQIAITGFPADLSQQGELLMQDSFQVWTESKKDLRLRLKTQNRHIFLYQKAMLFCKQGSKTGHNKSTYQFKHWLQMSQIGLTESVRGDSRRFEVWLQGRQEVHTIQATTIEIKNKWVAEIKRVLLNQLEELKGEKIKQYGLNHKPLRHMTSWDVPQAVQGTPNRILSSDQQPTLQANGIGIGGMVGLAQDVVTRIAHMNDDSLLNATGISCSSSEHDNQESNAWSSDYSNSEDEFTTVEDSVVPGHKFVSLADYCAMGNSEVSMKEAEVVELLKVGCAGWWFVKVIATGLEGWAPAAYLEPVARKNSRLRSARSQDRLNDH; from the exons ATGAAATTTGGCAACTATAATCTTACATCAACCGCAACGGAACCATGTGATAACAAACGACGgcatctctctctttttcggCCCGGAAAGGTAAAGAGCACTGCAAATTACATCGTTGGGAAGGTTCACCGTCGTCTCGGCAGCATTGTAAGCACTAGGATGTCATCATCCGTAGTAGCAGGCTCCAGGTGTTTGAATGACGTCGTCAACGTTGAACACGAAAACATAGCTCAAAATGAGCAGCTTTCCGCTGCTTGTTTCATGAAGTCCTTTGTATCTAATGGATCAGAATCTTCGTCCACATTGTCTTATCGAGCATCTCTGTTCGGGGAACAGGACGATATGGTAGCAAAAGGGCATCGGGAGCGAGAAATTACCATACCACGTTTCTCTCCGAAAGATTTTCCAACTAGCTGGATAGGAAAGAACACTGGTCTGGACAGCACACTGTTCGATTTGCAGAGGAAGTTGTGCAATGGAATGTTAGGCAGCCAGCAAGATGATTCTGCCTTTCAGCCGTTCGGTAGTCGAGCGCAATTGTTCCACAAGAACAAATCGATCACCGGAAAGCATGGCATCCTGCCATTCTCAAACGTTGAAGGAGCACAGCTGTTGCCGTACTCTTATCATTCGCTGAAGAGTGGGTCCACCCTTCGAAGATCTGCTCAAAACTTTGGTGGAAGCTGTCCCGAAATACATGCAGCGTCCGACACAATGCAATCCCGGAAGAGCTACAAATCCCAACGCTCTTCTAACGTAAGCAACGGAAATGGCAGCAATCGATTTCGAAAGAGTAAGATAGTGCAGCTTTTAGAGCGTAATGAATCCGAAGAGAATGATGAAACCGTTGAGATGGCCATCCTACAGGAATACTTCGACACCATGTCCTATACAGAAATTGTTAAAGACCGCGACTTTCGGAACTATTTAATGAAGAAACGATACCTTGATATCATGGAGTACATTTACAACAGTAGCGGAGCATCGGACAATGGTCAATTTTCTCGTGCACCCTCTACGATGGCCCCGCCGTCCATATCCGCCTCGAACAACGATTGCGATTCggtaaaaaaagagaagcttAGGGCTGAATCTGTTCCATCACCTACGCTACCGCCTCAGCCTCCAATACGACGGTACTATTCTTCGAATAGTAACTCGCAGGTGTTTTGTCGTCGGAACAGCAGCTTCGAACAGTATTATCACAATCAAAACCAGCACTATGGAACGTTGAACTACCACCGTACGCCAGGAAACCATAGCTTTGTTTCATCGCGTAGGTTGGAAAAGAACCGCGACCAACGGGATGTTCCCCCTTACGCGACATTGCTGAGGATCACAAAAACCAAGGCACCATCGCGATGCCAAAGAACGTACCGTCAAATTCGAGCGTTTTGTGAAAAGTCCCTGATGAAATACTCTTTAAATCGTTCATTGAATGGTAGTGCTATGACGCTTAAGAAATGCAAACCAGCACGGGGTTATTCAGAAAAGCAATACCGTCGTGTAATAAACGATTTTGTGCGTCAACGAGGATTCTCGAGTGCCGATGAATACACGCGATACCATTATGGCAATTTTCTACGCCACAAACTAGTTCGAACGGGTAATCGTCGGTCAAAAAAGCGATCATCAAAAGAGGAAAAGGCGGAGAAAGAACAGTACAACGCTCATCAGCAGCTTCTGTACAACTCTTTACCACCGCCTCCGTATTCCAGCGGAGACTATCATCATGCGCCTCTCACACCGGTATCTCGGGAGTCAAAGGCCACAACACCAACGGCCCGCAATTTACCAACCAATTTACTTTTCGAATTCGAGCCAGAAAAGCCATCGCTGGCCTGCACTTCGTTGCCCAACGTGTGCGATCTTATCTGCTCGGACAGGTTCAAAAATTTCGACTACGTCAACCAAGCCATGACTTTACAGCGTTGTCGCCGTGGCGCCGAGTCGACAACATCCGCAGGCTTTCGATTAAATGATCGGAGACAAATTTTTTTGCCAGTAAACAGTGACGGAGAAGAAGAATTGCTTCATCGACCGGCCAGTTCTTTTATGCCGCCCGACGAAGAGCTGCAGCTGGGGGAAGTGATTGCAAGAAGTGACCAAACAAATCTGCCGTATATTTTTGACGACATAGGCGTCTATGAAACAATACGGTCCCGAAACAAGAAGGAACTTTTGCGAGCCGAAATGCGATCGCGCAAGGAATCTTTCATAAATGCAGCGGGAGAAAAATATGCTGGTCTAAGCCAACAACGACAACCAACATTCCGAAATTCCAAGATGGATGTTGAATACCAAAACTATGATGAACATAAACACATA GGCTATAAGGATGAAATGCTCTCGGAGGAAATGAGCTCATTGGTGCCGCCGGGTTTGCAAGGAAAGTCGGACATACTGTTTGGCAACTTGCATGAGCTGTACACCTTTCACAATGACATTTTCTTGAAGGATTTGGAAAATTGTATTTCCACCACAGAACTTGTTGCCCTTTGCTTCGTACAACGG CGAGATACGTTTTTCCGCCTCTACTCGTACTATTGCCAAAACATACCCCGGTCTGAACGTCTTCGGGAGACGCTCGTTGATACGCATCTGTTCCTGCAAGAATGCCAAAAGAAGCTCGGTCATAAACTGCCGTTGGCCGCTTATCTGCTAAAGCCGGTACAAAGAATTACAAAGTATCAACTTTTGCTTAAAGATTTGCTAAA GTTCAGCGATACTGGTACATGCTCGCGAGAGTTGCAGAAAGCATTGGATTGTATGTTGGTTGTATTAAAGTGTGTCAATGATTCAATGCACCAAATTGCAATAACGGGATTCCCG GCTGACCTATCCCAGCAAGGCGAACTACTGATGCAAGATTCGTTCCAAGTTTGGACGGAAAGTAAAAAGGACTTGCGGCTACGGCtgaaaacacaaaataggCACATTTTCTTGTATCAAAAAGCAATGCTATTTTGTAAACAAGGGTCGAAAACGGGGCACAACAAGAGTACTTATCAATTTAAACACTGGCTACAG ATGTCACAAATCGGTTTAACGGAATCCGTTCGCGGCGACTCTAGACGATTCGAGGTCTGGCTGCAAGGACGCCAAGAAGTGCATACTATACAAGCTACCACTatcgaaataaaaaacaaatgggTCGCTGAAATCAAGCGTGTTTTGCTGAACCAACTGGAAGAGCTAAAGGGTGAAAAAATCAAGCAATACGGCTTGAACCACAA ACCTTTGCGGCACATGACTTCATGGGACGTTCCACAAGCTGTGCAAGGAACACCGAACCGAATATTAAGCAGCGACCAACAGCCGACGTTGCAGGCTAACGGTATAGGCATAGGTGGAATGGTCGGCCTGGCACAGGACGTGGTCACACGGATAGCTCATATGAACGATGATAGTCTTCTAAACGCTACCGGAATCTCATGCTCCTCGTCCGAACACGATAACCAGGAAAGCAATGCATGGAGCTCCGACTACTCGAATAGCGAAGATGAGTTCACTACTGTAGAGGATAGTGTCGTGCCGGGGCACAAGTTTGTGTCATTGGCTGATTACTGTGCAATGGGAAATTCAGAAGTTTCTATGAAAGAGGCTGAAGTAGTGGAGCTGCTGAAAGTCGGCTGTGCAGGATGGTGGTTTGTGAAAGTGATCG CTACCGGCCTTGAAGGATGGGCTCCAGCAGCATACTTAGAGCCAGTGGCACGCAAAAATTCTCGCCTTAGAAGCGCGCGCAGCCAAGACCGACTGAACGACCactaa